A window of Methylomonas sp. MK1 contains these coding sequences:
- a CDS encoding SIR2 family NAD-dependent protein deacylase: MNLHTHDPREYIRGIHQILISDKKRIGFLFGAGSSFATGIPSTRVPAVADMTTKIVSEVEKCSEIFAAAVKEIRGEIGDELFNIESLLSSIEAKRAVIGSGMLNGLDSSGFTDLATCVKGHVVNLVSIHNTLKPEDRNNLAHSKLSNWISKARRSFPAEIFTTNYDYLFEIALEGSGIPYFDGFSGSYEPFFCPEAVEDVEAYPHLVKLWKMHGSLGWTYRDSDKAVIRNNSAAAESILIYPSHLKYNTSKKQPYVGLIDRLCSFLQQDDAVLITCGYSFGDNHINERIATSLRRGANSHVIALYYDQYKDIDNKTTVFGLTNVTDKVRSMATHGTGGKMSVYGLRHAVIGGKFGEWQLRSEPKSDESIRIDQYFDEDAAIPSEETGEHKGNEKWTGAGRFLLPDFCQLTEFLYGLSTTETVRDSAKSV, from the coding sequence ATGAATTTGCACACACACGACCCACGCGAATATATTCGCGGCATCCATCAAATATTAATTTCCGACAAAAAACGCATCGGTTTTCTCTTCGGAGCGGGTTCATCTTTTGCAACTGGCATCCCGTCAACTCGCGTGCCAGCCGTCGCTGACATGACAACTAAGATAGTCTCTGAAGTTGAAAAGTGTTCTGAAATATTTGCCGCCGCCGTTAAGGAGATACGTGGAGAGATCGGCGACGAGCTTTTCAACATTGAATCGCTCCTTTCTAGCATTGAAGCTAAAAGAGCGGTCATTGGATCCGGAATGCTAAATGGACTCGATTCCTCAGGTTTTACAGACCTCGCCACTTGCGTGAAAGGTCATGTAGTAAATCTTGTATCGATCCATAATACTTTAAAGCCAGAGGATAGAAACAATTTAGCACATTCAAAACTTTCAAATTGGATTTCAAAAGCAAGGAGGAGCTTCCCAGCAGAAATCTTTACCACTAACTATGACTATCTTTTTGAAATAGCTCTGGAAGGTTCTGGAATCCCTTATTTTGACGGATTTTCGGGAAGTTATGAGCCGTTCTTCTGCCCTGAGGCCGTTGAAGATGTCGAGGCATATCCGCATTTGGTGAAGCTGTGGAAAATGCACGGTTCTCTCGGGTGGACATACCGCGATAGCGATAAAGCGGTAATTCGAAATAACTCAGCAGCTGCGGAATCAATTTTGATTTATCCGTCTCACCTAAAATACAACACATCAAAAAAGCAACCCTATGTTGGTCTCATTGATCGCCTTTGTTCATTTCTACAACAGGATGATGCGGTTCTTATTACCTGCGGTTATTCCTTTGGAGATAACCATATTAACGAACGGATAGCGACCTCACTGCGACGCGGAGCCAACTCACACGTTATTGCATTATATTACGACCAATATAAGGATATCGACAATAAGACGACAGTTTTTGGGCTTACTAATGTAACCGACAAAGTCCGATCCATGGCTACACATGGCACTGGTGGAAAAATGTCAGTTTATGGGTTAAGACATGCAGTGATCGGTGGCAAGTTCGGTGAATGGCAACTAAGAAGTGAGCCGAAATCCGATGAATCAATTCGGATCGATCAATACTTTGATGAAGACGCAGCCATACCATCCGAAGAAACAGGCGAGCATAAAGGAAATGAAAAATGGACGGGGGCCGGTAGATTTCTTCTCCCAGATTTTTGCCAGCTAACTGAATTCCTCTATGGATTATCGACAACTGAAACCGTTCGTGATTCTGCGAAATCAGTATGA
- a CDS encoding ATP-binding protein, with product MKHNPTHIGEVESVSGNTVTIKMASSYPSNMPIVDGTVYRIGQIGSFLKIPLGYANLYGLITQAGMLAMPEPLLIAYKENPSIVDGHRWLRMILVGEQIGASFERGVLQSPTSGDQVHLVTNEDLRIVYGGYDAQSSIVIGNQSASEGLSAQLDMDKLISRHCAIIGSTGSGKSNAVSIVVNAIAEKPLPSNRILMIDPHGEYASSLSGKCRVFRVEANAKLGEGELCVPFWALPFKELMAIFPGKLSDQNEDYIRSRVLELKRVSATAIGDLREEAITADSPIPFSINQLWFELDNFERTTLKADRITPEELIVQGDAETLRSNQYPPAGLGSSAPFLNTKAKGILGFLDGMRSRLLDQRYNFLFRPSGYSPDISGMTANDLPQLFSTWFSHGTPISILDLSTIPSNIMQTIAGCILKITYDALYWGQNTLVGGKKQPLLVVLDEAHAYLKSGEDSISSRTVQVIAKEGRKYGVGMLLVTQRPSELDETVLSQCGSIIALRMTNTRDKGHVSSAMQDELREMADVLSSLRTGEAIVSGEAVRIPSRIKFFQADNAVKSSDPIASKLWTNARPNEEEYKISVRNWRNQTFN from the coding sequence ATGAAACATAACCCTACACATATTGGAGAAGTTGAAAGCGTCAGTGGCAATACAGTGACGATCAAAATGGCCAGTAGCTATCCATCTAACATGCCAATAGTAGATGGCACTGTTTATAGAATTGGACAAATAGGCTCATTCCTTAAAATCCCACTCGGATACGCTAACCTGTATGGCCTCATTACACAGGCTGGCATGCTGGCAATGCCAGAGCCTCTACTAATCGCGTACAAAGAAAATCCATCAATCGTTGACGGACATCGCTGGTTACGAATGATACTAGTCGGTGAGCAGATTGGCGCTTCCTTTGAGAGAGGAGTATTGCAATCACCAACTTCTGGTGACCAAGTACACCTCGTAACAAATGAAGACCTTCGTATTGTATATGGGGGATACGATGCCCAGTCGTCGATTGTTATTGGCAATCAAAGTGCATCTGAAGGTCTCTCCGCGCAACTGGATATGGACAAGCTCATATCCAGACACTGTGCGATTATTGGCTCAACAGGTAGCGGCAAATCAAACGCTGTAAGCATTGTCGTTAACGCAATTGCTGAAAAACCGCTTCCGAGCAATAGAATTCTTATGATCGATCCCCATGGTGAGTATGCAAGCTCATTGTCTGGAAAGTGCCGTGTTTTTAGAGTGGAGGCAAATGCCAAACTCGGTGAAGGGGAGTTGTGCGTTCCTTTCTGGGCACTTCCGTTTAAGGAGCTAATGGCAATATTTCCGGGGAAACTCTCCGATCAGAATGAAGATTATATTCGCAGTAGAGTTCTGGAGCTTAAGCGAGTCTCGGCTACGGCCATTGGCGACTTGCGGGAAGAAGCAATTACTGCGGATAGCCCAATTCCATTTTCTATTAACCAACTATGGTTCGAATTGGATAATTTTGAACGAACAACCCTTAAGGCTGACCGAATAACACCAGAAGAACTTATAGTTCAAGGAGACGCAGAGACACTGAGATCAAATCAGTATCCACCAGCCGGTTTAGGAAGTAGTGCTCCATTTCTAAACACCAAAGCAAAAGGAATCCTTGGATTCCTAGACGGCATGCGTTCTCGTCTTTTGGATCAACGCTATAATTTTTTATTCAGGCCGAGTGGCTATTCTCCAGACATCAGCGGGATGACTGCTAATGACTTACCACAATTGTTTTCAACTTGGTTCAGCCACGGCACTCCAATTTCAATTTTGGATTTATCTACAATTCCATCAAATATTATGCAGACAATTGCAGGCTGCATTTTAAAGATCACCTACGACGCACTTTATTGGGGACAAAACACTCTCGTCGGGGGGAAAAAGCAACCGTTGCTCGTTGTTTTGGATGAGGCTCATGCCTACCTAAAGTCTGGCGAGGACTCCATCTCTTCACGGACTGTTCAAGTGATTGCAAAAGAGGGGAGAAAGTATGGAGTTGGTATGCTGCTCGTCACACAACGACCATCAGAGTTAGACGAAACTGTTTTAAGCCAATGTGGCTCAATTATCGCTCTGAGAATGACGAATACACGTGATAAGGGGCATGTTTCATCAGCAATGCAGGACGAGTTGCGAGAAATGGCAGATGTATTATCAAGCTTGAGAACTGGTGAAGCCATTGTTAGTGGCGAGGCCGTTCGCATTCCTTCACGCATCAAATTCTTCCAGGCCGATAATGCGGTAAAAAGTTCTGATCCGATTGCCTCGAAACTCTGGACAAACGCACGACCAAACGAGGAAGAATACAAAATTAGTGTCCGTAACTGGAGAAACCAAACATTCAATTAG
- a CDS encoding KTSC domain-containing protein, protein MQSVSSSNISAVGYDAENQGVYVQFLDGSVYVYKGVTEYEFENLRTASSVGSYLNRNYKNVYPYERV, encoded by the coding sequence ATGCAATCAGTTAGCTCATCAAACATATCAGCTGTAGGTTACGATGCAGAGAATCAGGGGGTATATGTTCAGTTCCTTGATGGTTCAGTATATGTATATAAAGGCGTAACCGAATACGAGTTTGAAAATCTGAGAACTGCTTCATCCGTTGGTTCCTATCTCAATAGGAACTATAAAAACGTCTATCCTTACGAGCGAGTTTAG
- a CDS encoding cold-shock protein, which produces MAALVEGKVKWFNDEKGFGFIEQAGGKDVFVHFSVIQGSGRKSLIEGQRVTMEVTSGAKGPQAENVTPL; this is translated from the coding sequence ATGGCAGCACTAGTAGAAGGCAAAGTAAAGTGGTTCAACGATGAAAAAGGCTTTGGTTTCATTGAGCAAGCCGGCGGCAAAGATGTCTTTGTCCACTTTAGTGTGATCCAAGGCAGCGGTCGGAAAAGCCTGATCGAAGGCCAGCGCGTGACCATGGAAGTGACCTCTGGGGCTAAGGGCCCACAAGCTGAAAACGTGACGCCTTTATAG
- a CDS encoding OmpA family protein, translated as MTKKRLAIFALLSTCANVGNSQTFHVEPITANVVAEDAYGTPQSNTVTVLFDNCSVIFRPNFSDSTILDGAQNAALITVRGRTSTPIPSVKDEQLALSRALSARKYLIERGVSPLKIHVNYASGSDFIADNSTPKGKRQNQRVEIELVYVTPTSSYSSVPQL; from the coding sequence ATGACCAAGAAACGACTAGCAATATTCGCATTACTTTCGACCTGCGCAAACGTTGGCAATTCACAAACATTCCACGTTGAACCGATTACAGCGAACGTAGTAGCTGAAGATGCTTACGGAACCCCGCAATCAAATACCGTAACAGTCTTATTCGACAATTGTAGTGTTATTTTCCGCCCGAACTTTAGCGACTCAACCATTCTTGACGGTGCCCAGAATGCCGCCTTGATAACGGTCCGAGGGAGAACCAGTACACCTATACCCAGCGTCAAAGATGAACAGCTTGCATTGTCAAGGGCGTTATCTGCCCGAAAATATCTGATAGAGCGCGGCGTGTCTCCTTTGAAAATTCACGTGAATTACGCTTCCGGATCTGATTTTATCGCAGACAATTCAACACCCAAGGGAAAGCGTCAAAACCAGAGGGTTGAAATTGAACTGGTGTACGTCACACCGACAAGCAGTTACTCGTCGGTCCCCCAATTGTAG
- a CDS encoding TraX family protein — translation MNYPRVVVADGTIEAIKWFSLILMVIDHTNKYLYKGAIPVLFNIGRLAMPLFVLVLAYNLARPMAFERGVHIRIIKRLALCGSLATPAFLALGGLLAGWWPLNFMFALLVLTLTIYLIEYQTITGYLAAALVFVLGGSVVEYWWPGLVLGLSAWWYCKTPRLAPVIIAVISILSLRLISGNYWALAVLPVALLACLVRLPIPRVQWAFYAFYPLHLTVLWIISMTDTAFTNL, via the coding sequence ATGAACTATCCTCGTGTAGTTGTCGCAGATGGCACCATCGAAGCCATCAAGTGGTTTTCCCTGATCCTAATGGTGATCGATCACACCAACAAATATCTATATAAGGGAGCCATTCCTGTTTTATTCAACATAGGCCGTTTGGCAATGCCGCTATTTGTTTTGGTCCTTGCCTATAACCTTGCAAGGCCAATGGCCTTCGAACGTGGTGTGCATATCCGGATAATAAAGCGATTAGCTTTGTGTGGATCGCTGGCAACACCGGCCTTCCTTGCCCTCGGTGGATTACTTGCTGGGTGGTGGCCGTTAAATTTTATGTTTGCGTTGTTGGTTCTCACCCTCACCATTTATCTAATTGAGTATCAAACAATCACGGGCTACCTAGCTGCTGCGTTAGTGTTTGTGCTGGGCGGTTCAGTGGTCGAATATTGGTGGCCTGGACTTGTGCTGGGCTTATCGGCATGGTGGTACTGTAAAACACCAAGGCTTGCTCCAGTGATTATTGCAGTTATATCCATTCTTTCCTTACGCTTGATCAGTGGCAATTATTGGGCACTGGCCGTACTGCCAGTTGCATTGTTGGCATGCTTAGTGAGATTGCCAATCCCGCGCGTTCAATGGGCTTTCTATGCCTTTTACCCATTGCACCTAACCGTTCTGTGGATCATTTCCATGACAGACACCGCATTTACCAATCTATAA
- a CDS encoding transglycosylase SLT domain-containing protein — MNAIKLCIVAISILPMLVHAQPNNQSPQQQERIVCSITAAAKYDIPANIVLAIAEKEGGKPGQWVRNTNGTHDVGPMQFNTSYLTQLAKYGITPEDVARSGCYPYDLAAWRLAVHIKDDKGDLWTKVANYHSRTPYYNGVYKADLMVRANKWADWLDAFLKGGIVEVVQVQKTDSTPVQAQPEPITPVYKKPMQIHAASMAYIPRKIMVSSD, encoded by the coding sequence ATGAATGCTATAAAGCTTTGTATTGTTGCAATCAGCATACTCCCGATGCTAGTGCATGCTCAGCCTAACAATCAGAGTCCACAACAACAAGAGCGGATCGTATGCTCTATCACTGCTGCCGCGAAATACGATATACCTGCAAATATTGTGCTGGCAATCGCCGAGAAAGAAGGCGGAAAGCCTGGGCAATGGGTAAGGAATACCAACGGCACTCACGATGTGGGACCAATGCAATTCAACACCTCGTACCTAACCCAATTGGCGAAATATGGCATTACGCCAGAAGACGTAGCCCGCTCAGGTTGCTATCCCTACGATTTAGCCGCATGGCGACTGGCCGTTCATATCAAAGACGATAAGGGTGATTTATGGACAAAAGTCGCCAATTATCATTCAAGAACCCCTTATTACAACGGAGTGTACAAAGCCGATTTGATGGTAAGGGCCAACAAATGGGCCGATTGGCTGGATGCATTTTTAAAGGGCGGAATAGTAGAGGTTGTTCAGGTACAGAAAACAGACTCGACACCTGTTCAAGCACAACCCGAGCCCATAACGCCGGTATATAAAAAACCGATGCAAATACACGCCGCAAGCATGGCATATATCCCTCGCAAAATTATGGTTAGTTCTGACTAA
- the trbL gene encoding P-type conjugative transfer protein TrbL, with protein sequence MNRQIFLFLAFLMLASTDALAAIDGPNIMDDVQGRFAGAAAGWAAAITARATWLFWVLALISMVWTHGFLLLRKADIGEFYAEFLRFTITTGFFWWLLSNGPAMATSIFASMQTLGSNAAGLGAVTPSGIIDAGFQVFGKAITASSIWEPVEGAALIIMGAVVLVIMALIATNMLVLFVSGWILAYAGVIYLGFGGGRWTTDMAIGFYKTVLNVAIQLMAMILIVGIGQAFINDYVAAMEADMTYADMGSFLVAAVVLLLLVNKVPPMLGQVAFGGGTGALGNGFGAGSAMAAAATAGAAIGVAGGAIAAGATNISGGIQAIMAASNKAAEFAGSGADGASRMTADYLQSSQSTANGGSTSNSTTPLGEAMGGSGSSKQANDSKYGPSMVKNLATGIGEVAKQKIKDRTNNTFGGQVAAAISNSAQSTPTFGGDSLSGSDETVDPDEEVAAFTNNDSGNAHSA encoded by the coding sequence ATGAATAGACAAATATTCTTGTTTTTAGCCTTCTTGATGCTCGCATCCACTGACGCCTTAGCGGCAATAGATGGGCCGAACATTATGGACGATGTTCAAGGTCGGTTTGCCGGTGCTGCGGCGGGGTGGGCCGCCGCCATTACTGCACGAGCGACCTGGCTATTCTGGGTATTGGCCTTAATTTCTATGGTATGGACGCATGGTTTTTTACTATTGAGAAAGGCAGATATTGGCGAGTTCTATGCCGAATTCCTCCGTTTCACTATTACCACAGGGTTTTTCTGGTGGCTTTTGAGTAACGGGCCTGCAATGGCAACCAGCATTTTTGCATCAATGCAAACGTTAGGGTCAAATGCGGCCGGATTGGGCGCGGTAACGCCGTCCGGCATTATCGATGCAGGATTCCAAGTATTTGGAAAAGCGATTACCGCTTCATCAATCTGGGAACCGGTAGAGGGCGCGGCGCTAATTATCATGGGCGCAGTCGTGCTAGTGATCATGGCCCTGATCGCCACTAATATGCTTGTGCTCTTTGTTAGTGGATGGATTCTTGCCTACGCAGGCGTTATATATCTTGGCTTCGGCGGTGGTCGATGGACCACGGACATGGCCATCGGCTTTTACAAAACGGTATTGAACGTCGCCATCCAATTGATGGCAATGATTCTGATTGTTGGAATTGGACAAGCCTTTATCAATGATTATGTGGCGGCAATGGAAGCCGATATGACCTACGCGGATATGGGTTCATTTCTCGTAGCAGCAGTGGTCTTGCTGCTATTGGTCAATAAAGTGCCCCCAATGCTTGGGCAAGTCGCATTCGGAGGGGGAACCGGCGCACTTGGTAATGGATTTGGAGCCGGCTCGGCAATGGCGGCTGCCGCAACTGCCGGGGCGGCTATTGGCGTTGCCGGTGGAGCGATTGCTGCCGGAGCAACAAATATTAGCGGTGGCATTCAAGCCATTATGGCGGCATCAAATAAAGCAGCGGAATTCGCCGGCAGTGGGGCGGACGGAGCTTCCAGAATGACAGCCGACTATCTTCAAAGCAGTCAGAGCACCGCTAACGGTGGTTCTACCTCAAACTCAACAACTCCACTTGGCGAAGCAATGGGGGGTAGTGGTTCGTCAAAGCAGGCAAATGATTCCAAATATGGACCATCAATGGTTAAAAATCTTGCAACCGGAATTGGAGAGGTTGCAAAGCAAAAAATTAAGGACAGAACCAACAATACGTTTGGCGGACAAGTCGCGGCTGCAATTAGCAACAGTGCTCAATCAACACCCACGTTTGGCGGCGATAGCCTATCGGGATCTGATGAAACAGTAGATCCGGATGAAGAGGTCGCGGCATTCACCAACAACGATAGCGGTAATGCACATTCAGCATAA
- the trbK gene encoding entry exclusion lipoprotein TrbK produces MSIKYTLVVIFIVAAIATTVSNWDELVNQGEDSLPVAEDTETDADADALIVNEINCRHENLIRIANEKKRRRLASACARRVTFGAANNRNWSIK; encoded by the coding sequence ATGTCCATTAAATATACCTTGGTCGTTATTTTTATCGTGGCCGCTATTGCAACAACCGTCAGTAACTGGGATGAGTTGGTCAATCAAGGCGAAGACTCCTTGCCAGTGGCTGAGGATACCGAGACGGATGCAGATGCGGATGCGCTTATTGTTAATGAAATAAATTGTAGGCACGAAAACCTCATTCGCATCGCCAATGAAAAAAAGCGGAGACGACTAGCCTCCGCTTGCGCCCGCCGTGTGACTTTCGGTGCTGCGAACAATCGAAACTGGTCAATCAAATAG
- the trbJ gene encoding P-type conjugative transfer protein TrbJ yields MKNNSILAAKKILVGVLTATVMFSPSISVAGVPVIDGTNLTQNIMTAVEEIAQTIKQVQEYGTQLEQYSTQIQQYENMLQNTASPAVNIWDRATATMGRLRGTIDTVTRYKDRFGNIDNYLAKFKDINTYRGSRCFNGDACTNADLADLRDSVHLGSEAQQSANKAAIEGLDSQQTALEADAATLEDIQAAAQGADGQVKAIGYTNQIASQQANQLLQIRGLLIAQQNAEITRNQALANKEAQQQAASDKAHEVPYAYRDNDGWAIR; encoded by the coding sequence ATGAAAAACAATAGCATTTTAGCCGCTAAAAAAATATTGGTAGGGGTGTTGACCGCAACTGTCATGTTTAGTCCATCCATTTCAGTCGCGGGAGTTCCTGTAATCGACGGTACGAACTTGACACAAAACATTATGACCGCGGTCGAAGAAATCGCTCAGACAATAAAGCAGGTTCAAGAATATGGTACTCAATTGGAACAGTATTCAACGCAGATACAGCAATATGAAAATATGTTGCAAAACACAGCGTCGCCAGCGGTCAATATTTGGGATAGAGCGACCGCAACTATGGGACGGCTTCGTGGAACCATTGATACCGTCACCCGGTATAAAGACAGATTCGGTAACATTGATAACTATTTGGCAAAGTTTAAAGACATAAACACCTATCGGGGGTCGCGTTGTTTTAACGGCGACGCCTGCACGAATGCCGATTTAGCCGACTTACGCGACTCTGTACACCTTGGCTCGGAGGCGCAACAGTCAGCAAACAAGGCCGCAATAGAAGGCCTAGATAGCCAACAAACAGCACTAGAAGCGGATGCCGCAACTCTCGAAGATATTCAAGCAGCGGCACAAGGCGCCGATGGTCAAGTCAAGGCTATCGGATATACCAATCAAATTGCCAGCCAACAGGCCAATCAGCTTCTACAAATACGTGGATTGCTGATAGCGCAACAAAACGCCGAAATAACCCGCAATCAGGCCTTGGCCAATAAAGAAGCGCAACAACAAGCCGCATCCGACAAGGCCCACGAAGTGCCCTATGCATACCGGGATAATGATGGCTGGGCCATCAGGTAA
- a CDS encoding TrbI/VirB10 family protein, with product MESTANTVNEEYMSPELSPDEPEASHGVRRVNNLPVLILGVAISIFLIIMVLVAADRANQQNKPETADRQKAGNANMLAKEIVGNNLGGIIPPESNPQPDPQLEPAPPVKIVRADMPPTPPSAAPNRARTPEEDAAARIAAMKRQQFEDAIKARTMVTVTAPRSSGSPPGVIAASQVQTTGRDGVLAKLAAVREQMTDTDPMTAYKKRLAALQDSGIVGADGENETGGNERSPQLVSSETLGEKNNISQFGKSGSSDRWRLDSLPEAPRTPFELRAGFIIPGTLISGINSELPGQIMAQVSQDVFDTATGKYLLVPQGSRLVGVYSSEVEYGQSRVLVAWQRIVFPDGKAMDIGAMPGADSAGYAGFTDQVNHHFVRIFGSALLMSAITAGITYNQQQNQQNGVYTAPNANSAMSNALGQQLGRVTSQMIAKNMNIAPTLEIRPGYRFNIIVTKDLTLTKPYQAFDY from the coding sequence ATGGAATCGACAGCAAATACCGTCAATGAAGAATACATGTCGCCTGAATTGTCACCGGATGAACCAGAAGCCAGTCACGGCGTTCGTCGGGTAAATAACTTACCCGTACTTATCCTGGGTGTAGCCATATCGATCTTCTTAATCATAATGGTTCTGGTGGCCGCTGACCGTGCAAACCAGCAAAACAAACCAGAAACGGCGGACCGGCAAAAAGCAGGAAACGCCAATATGCTCGCCAAAGAAATAGTGGGCAATAACCTGGGCGGTATTATTCCCCCCGAATCCAATCCGCAACCTGATCCGCAGCTAGAGCCCGCACCGCCAGTCAAAATAGTACGGGCCGATATGCCTCCAACGCCGCCATCCGCCGCACCCAATAGAGCGCGTACCCCGGAAGAGGATGCAGCCGCACGTATTGCCGCAATGAAGCGACAACAATTCGAAGATGCAATTAAAGCAAGAACGATGGTGACGGTTACAGCTCCGCGCAGCTCCGGTTCACCTCCTGGCGTAATTGCAGCATCACAAGTGCAAACAACCGGAAGAGATGGGGTACTTGCTAAGCTTGCCGCAGTCAGAGAACAGATGACAGATACCGACCCTATGACCGCATATAAGAAACGGCTCGCGGCATTGCAGGATTCGGGAATCGTGGGAGCAGACGGGGAAAATGAAACTGGCGGCAACGAAAGATCGCCGCAACTTGTTAGTTCCGAGACTCTGGGCGAAAAAAATAATATTAGCCAATTCGGCAAATCAGGATCAAGCGATAGATGGCGACTGGACTCACTACCGGAAGCGCCAAGAACGCCATTCGAACTTCGGGCCGGTTTCATTATTCCTGGGACGTTAATTTCTGGAATCAATTCCGAGTTACCTGGGCAGATCATGGCCCAAGTTTCACAGGACGTGTTTGATACGGCAACCGGAAAATATCTATTGGTTCCGCAAGGCTCCCGATTAGTTGGTGTTTATTCAAGTGAAGTGGAATATGGGCAATCTCGGGTTCTTGTTGCATGGCAACGTATCGTATTCCCCGATGGTAAGGCAATGGATATTGGCGCTATGCCGGGCGCAGATAGTGCCGGTTATGCGGGATTCACCGACCAAGTTAATCATCATTTTGTCCGGATATTTGGGTCTGCGTTGTTAATGTCCGCCATTACAGCAGGCATTACTTATAACCAGCAACAAAACCAACAAAACGGGGTTTATACAGCTCCGAACGCCAATAGTGCGATGAGTAATGCGCTGGGACAACAACTAGGTCGAGTCACCTCACAAATGATCGCGAAAAACATGAATATCGCGCCGACTTTGGAAATAAGACCTGGCTATAGATTCAATATTATCGTGACGAAAGACTTAACTCTAACCAAACCGTATCAAGCATTTGATTATTAA
- the trbG gene encoding P-type conjugative transfer protein TrbG, which translates to MKKQYSAMIKIAMTLFVMRSAVAEPDMADMYFATKNPTLTKQEKQAIAIAEKWKASSATGLAPTSGQNGTITFLYGAQQPSIVCAVLQVCDVSLQPGEQVNGINLGDTARWTIEPAIEGSGQSEVQHLIIKPHDVGLETSLSVTTNRRAYNLQLRSHRTQYMPKVAFSYPEDAMAKWNAIVHKEHKERQEKTIPQTGEYLGDLHFDYEIEPNGPISWTPVRVYHDKQKTIIQMPETMAQTEAPTLLVVRREGGMFEDDETVMVNYRVQGDRYIVDTVFDRAIMIAGVGSNQDTVTIQRVK; encoded by the coding sequence ATGAAAAAGCAATACAGCGCAATGATAAAGATAGCCATGACGCTATTTGTGATGCGGTCTGCGGTGGCGGAGCCTGATATGGCGGATATGTATTTTGCAACCAAAAACCCGACATTAACCAAACAAGAAAAACAGGCTATTGCGATAGCCGAAAAATGGAAAGCAAGTAGCGCGACAGGCTTGGCTCCAACCAGCGGGCAAAACGGTACGATCACGTTCCTATACGGTGCTCAACAACCAAGTATTGTCTGCGCCGTTCTTCAAGTGTGTGACGTTTCGTTGCAGCCTGGCGAACAAGTAAACGGGATTAATTTAGGTGATACGGCAAGATGGACCATAGAACCAGCGATTGAGGGTAGCGGCCAAAGCGAAGTACAACATCTGATTATCAAGCCGCATGATGTGGGCTTGGAAACATCGCTATCGGTGACAACCAATCGTCGCGCCTATAACTTGCAGCTACGATCACACCGAACACAGTACATGCCAAAAGTGGCGTTTAGCTATCCGGAGGATGCGATGGCGAAATGGAATGCCATCGTCCATAAAGAACATAAAGAACGCCAAGAAAAGACCATTCCTCAAACCGGGGAGTATTTGGGCGATCTGCATTTCGATTATGAAATCGAACCTAATGGCCCAATTTCATGGACCCCGGTTCGCGTTTATCACGATAAGCAAAAAACCATCATTCAAATGCCGGAAACAATGGCACAAACCGAAGCGCCGACATTGCTGGTTGTGCGAAGGGAAGGGGGGATGTTTGAGGACGATGAAACCGTGATGGTGAATTATCGTGTACAGGGCGACCGTTACATTGTCGACACTGTATTCGATAGAGCAATCATGATTGCAGGTGTTGGCTCTAACCAAGACACCGTAACCATTCAACGGGTGAAATAA